The genomic region TAATCAATAAAGTTGACGAATTTTCCCCAACCTACATCAGATATTGCTTTGGATAGCTTCCGGTTTTTAACCATTCCCTTGACGTTGAGGTTTTCAACGACAATCACTTGGCTTTCGTTTACCAATTTTCTTGATAATTTATGCAAGAAATCTTGGCGGGAATTAGTTATCTTCTCATGAACCTTAGCTACAGTTTTTCTAAACTTCTCTCTCGA from Planktothrix serta PCC 8927 harbors:
- a CDS encoding transposase; the encoded protein is SREKFRKTVAKVHEKITNSRQDFLHKLSRKLVNESQVIVVENLNVKGMVKNRKLSKAISDVGWGKFVNFID